ACAGGGCGGCCTCGTTGCCCGCCGCCGCTGCGTCCTCGTGTCCCCAGTCGTAGTTGAGCAGGAGGGTGAGCGGGGGCGTCGGCTTGATGGTGGCTACAAAGTCGAGGATGCTGCGCTTGTTGCCGGTCTTGTTGGTCTGTTCGGGGCCCCAGATGCCGCTCCCGGACAGCGCCAGCATGTCGTTCACCGCGTAGGTGACGTTCCCGATACCGCTCCAGCCCTGGTTGTTGCTCTGGACCTTGTCCCAGCCTTCGATGGCGCCGCCGGTCACGGAGATCTTGTCGGTGAGCGGGTAGCTCACGAGCGCACCGGTGTGGGTGAACGGAATCGCGAAGCTAAAGAGGAACGACCGACTGTAGTTGTAGTTGGACCACGGCTCGATGACCTCGGCGCCGAGGAGGGTGACGAACTTCCCACCCTTCACCGAGAGGCCCTTCAGGAACGAAGGGCCGTCGTCGGGCATGGCCCACTGGAGGTAAGCCTGTTGGACCTCGAAGTCGTTGGTCTCGAACGTGTCGCCGTGCTTGACCGCACCGTTTCCGTTCCAGTCCGCCTTGATGTCGCGCGCGACCTTGCCGGAGTCGAGCTTCAGGTCGAAGCCCGGGATGAACCAGCCGTCACTAGGACGGGACATGTCGAGCTGCCCGAGGACGGGGACCCCATCGTTGTGGTGCTCCAACGAGTGCAACGCGATCAGGCTTCCCGAACGGGGCTTGTTGAAGTCCCACGTGTAGGCCTCGGTGAACCCCGCTGCGACGTGGATCTTGGTCGCGTCCTCAATCCTCTTCTGGGTGCCCGTGATGTAGTTGTCCTCGAAGTCCCGGAGCGGGTCGAGGAACGTGTCCCACTGGCCGCGCGTCGGGTCGGGCGGCGCCTTGGCTTCTTCCTCCGCACGGGCCGCCGTCCCCCCGGCCAGGCCGGTCGCGGCCAGGGCCGCTGCGAGACACCCGATCATGAGCGTACGATTTCGCATTCGAGGCCCTCCCTCCTTCGAATTGCAGTGGTTCAGCCCTTCGTCGCAAGGCACATGCCAGATGCTCACTTGCTGAAAAGCTGTATCATTGCCAGTGGGGGTCCGGGGCCTGCCCAATCGCGCGGCACGCCCGCCCAAAACTTTGGCTCGGGTCAGGTCGGTCGACGCGGGATGAGCACCCGCCGGCGGAGCGACAGGACGCGCTCGCCCCGCTGGTTCACTGCCCGGGTCTCGACGTAGACCACCCCGCGGTCGCTCTTGGTCGTGGACGGGGTGACCTCCAGGATCTCCGACTCGGCGTAGATCGTGTCGCCGTGGAAGGTGGGACCGAGGTGCAGGACCTTCTCGTACTCGAGGTTGGCGAGGGCGTTCTCGCTGATGTCACGCACGCTCATGCCGACGGTGAGGGCGAAGACGAGCGTCCCGTTCACCAGGCAGCGGCCGTGCTGGCTCTGGCTCGCGAAGTGCTCGTCCAGGTGCAGGGGGTTCGTGTTCATCGTGAGGAGCGTGAACCAGGTGTCGTCGAAGTCGCGGATGGTGCGGCCGGGCCAGTGCTTGATCACCTCGCCCACACGGAAGTCCTCGAGGTACCGTCCCATACCGCCGGCTTATCGGGATTCGACCCAGCGCCGTCAAGCTGGCGAGCGGCGGGTGCCCTCTGCTATACGCGACCGGTGGCGGCGCGAAAGCGGACGCGAGCGCGTGCAGGTACGCGCACGGCGCGACCTGTGCGGAGCGCGGCGGCGCGCGCCGTCGAGCGCGTCCTCGGCTCGGCGGACGCGTTCGCGCTGCTCATCCGGCGCCTCGAGGCCACCGGCTGGCGCGTCGAGCGCGACGTGTCGTCTGCGAGCCGGGCGGTGGAGGGACCACCCGCCCAGGCGCCATCGGCGCGGGAGCGCTAGGCACCTTGACAGGGCGCGCACACGCGCGCTAGAGCGCGACTCGACATCAGTCGGGTCAGGGAAGGGGGTGCGAAGCCCCCGCTGCCCCGCAGCTGTAAGGGGGGACGAACCCGGTCGCGACCACTGCCCTTCGGGGTGGGAAGGGACCGGGCGAGGATGATCCCCGAGCCAGAAAACCTGCCCGGCTGAGGCCAGCAGAGGGTCCTTCCGCGGGGAAGGAGCTGGGTGGGTTCCGCGAGCGGCCTCGGCCGCCGGCGCGTGCCTTTCCGCCTCCTCGTTCGCGGCGGGCAGAGAGGCTCCGAAGACGTCGCACCGACCCGCATCGTTCCTCGTCCTGGCGCTCGCCGCCACCGTGGCGCGCGCGCGGGCCGCGGAGGAGCGGCGTGAGGAGCCGCTCGGCGAGGTCGTGGTGACGGCGCCGCCGGCGCGGGAGTCGGTGCCGGCGCGCGACCCGACCGCCTTCGCCACGGTCGTTGACACGACCTCGGCGCCGACCCGGGTGGAGACGCTCGCCGAGGCGCTCGCCGACACGGTCGGCGTCCAGGTGCGCCGCTTCGGCGGCCTCGGCGACTTCAGCACGGTCTCGATCCGCGGCTCCTCGGCCGGGCAGGTCCAGGTCTACCTGGACGGCGTGCCGCTCGGCCGCGCCCAGAACGAGACCGTCAACCTGGCCGACCTACCCCTCGACGCGGTCGATCACGTCGAGGTCTACCGCGGGACGACGCCGCTCGCCTTCGCGCAGTCCGGGCCGGGCGGCATCGTGAACGTCGTGACGCGCCGGCCTGGGGACACGCCGCTGACGGGCGCCAGCGTCTCCTACGGCTCCTTCACGACGCGCAAGGTGGACGTCGCGCGCAGCGCGCGCGCCGGTGACTTCGACTACCTCGCCTTCGCGCACTACCTCGGGAGCAAGGGCGACTTCAGCTTCCTGAACGACCTCGGCACCACCGCCAATCCGGCCGACGACCGCGTCGAGCGCCGCCGCAACAACGCCTTCGACCTGGGCGACCTGACCGCGCGCCTCGGCTGGCGGCCGGAGGGCGGCCCGCTCGCGGCGGCGCTCACCACCGATACCTTCGCGAAGGACGAGGGCGTGCCCGGCGTGGGCAGCGTGCAGGCACGGGACACGCGCCTCCAGACCCTCCGCCAGCTGGCACACCTCGACCTCGACCTGACCCCGGCCGCCGGCCTCCCGCTCGCCGCGGGGGGCGGCGCCTACGTCCTCTACGAGCGGCAGGCGTTCCGGGACCGGCGCGGCGAGGTCGCCCTCGTGCCCGTCGACGTCGAGGACGAGACCACCGCGAGCGGCGTGCAGACGCTCGTACGGGGCGCGCTCGGCGCGCACCAGGTGCCGGGCCTCTTCCTCGCCGCGAGCCACGAGCGCTTCGCCGAGCGCGATCGGCTCGCCCCCGGCGCGGAGCCGGACCGCACGCGGCTCCGCGCCACGGTCGCCGCCGAGGACGAGCTCCTCGCGGCCGGCGAGCGGGTGTCGCTGGTGCCCGGGCTCCGCTGGGAGGTGTTCCGCGACGACTTCCCGGGCGGCACCGGCGTGCCGGTCGCGCTCCGGACGCGCGGCGCCCGCGTGCGCGACTTCCTCTCGCCGCGGCTCGGGCTGCGCGTCGCGCCGCACCCGGTGCTCACCCTGCTCGCGAACCTGGGCCGCTATGCGCGCGAGCCGAACCTCTCCGAGCTCTTCGGTACACGCGGGGTCATCGTCGGCAACCCTCGCCTCCGGCCGGAGACGGTGTTCAACCGCGACGGCGGCTTCCGCCTCGCCGCGCCGCCGCTCGGGCCGCTCGCCCACGCCGCTCTCGAGTACGCTTACTTCGACAACCAGATCGACGACCTCATCATCCTGGTCCAGAACTCGCAGCGCGTCGTCCGCCCCGAGAACGTGACCTCGGCCGCGGTCTGCGGGCACGAGGTGAGCGCCCGCGGACGGCTCTGGGAGCGGCTCGGGCTCACCGCCAACTACACCCACCAGCGCGCGCGCGACACGGGCGAGGTCACCTTTCTCCGCGGCAAGCAGCTCCCGGGCCGTCCCGCCGACGAGGCGTTCGCGCGCCTGGAGCTCGCCTGGTCGCCGGCGCATCCGCTGCCGCTGGTACCCCGGCTGTGGCCGGGGCGGCTCTTCTACGAGGCCAACATCATCGCCGACAACTTCCTGGACCGCGCCAACGTGCGGCAGGTCGGGAGCCGCGTGCTGCACGACGTGGGGCTCGAGCTCGCGCTCCCGCTCGGCGGCGCCCGCCTCGCGCTCGAGGCCAAGAACGCGGGCGACGACCGCACCCGCGACGCGCTCGGCTTCCCGCTCCCGGGCCGGGCGCTGTTCGCGACCGTGTCGTACGGGCTCGGCGGAGGCGCGCCGTGAGCGAGCTCCGGCTCCGCTTTCTCGGCTCGGGCGACGCGTTCGGCAGCGGCGGCCGCTTCTTCCCGGGCTCCGCGCGCCGAGAAGAAGGTCCGCTACCACCTCGACTACCGGACGCTCCGCGCCGAGCGCGCCCGGCTCGGGTGCACGCGCCTCGTCCTCACCCACATGAGCGACGACATGCTCGCGCCCGCCTGGGCGAGGTGGACATCGAGGTCGCAGAGGACGGGCGGGTCATCACGCTGGCAACGACATGACGCTCCTCCTGGCCGCCGCTCTCCTCTCGCTCGCGCTGCCCGCCGGCGCCGCGGCCCCGCTCGCGTGGCGCGTGACCGGCGCCGAGACGCCGGGCCGCGCT
This region of Deltaproteobacteria bacterium genomic DNA includes:
- a CDS encoding TonB-dependent receptor, yielding MARARAAEERREEPLGEVVVTAPPARESVPARDPTAFATVVDTTSAPTRVETLAEALADTVGVQVRRFGGLGDFSTVSIRGSSAGQVQVYLDGVPLGRAQNETVNLADLPLDAVDHVEVYRGTTPLAFAQSGPGGIVNVVTRRPGDTPLTGASVSYGSFTTRKVDVARSARAGDFDYLAFAHYLGSKGDFSFLNDLGTTANPADDRVERRRNNAFDLGDLTARLGWRPEGGPLAAALTTDTFAKDEGVPGVGSVQARDTRLQTLRQLAHLDLDLTPAAGLPLAAGGGAYVLYERQAFRDRRGEVALVPVDVEDETTASGVQTLVRGALGAHQVPGLFLAASHERFAERDRLAPGAEPDRTRLRATVAAEDELLAAGERVSLVPGLRWEVFRDDFPGGTGVPVALRTRGARVRDFLSPRLGLRVAPHPVLTLLANLGRYAREPNLSELFGTRGVIVGNPRLRPETVFNRDGGFRLAAPPLGPLAHAALEYAYFDNQIDDLIILVQNSQRVVRPENVTSAAVCGHEVSARGRLWERLGLTANYTHQRARDTGEVTFLRGKQLPGRPADEAFARLELAWSPAHPLPLVPRLWPGRLFYEANIIADNFLDRANVRQVGSRVLHDVGLELALPLGGARLALEAKNAGDDRTRDALGFPLPGRALFATVSYGLGGGAP
- a CDS encoding porin; the encoded protein is MRNRTLMIGCLAAALAATGLAGGTAARAEEEAKAPPDPTRGQWDTFLDPLRDFEDNYITGTQKRIEDATKIHVAAGFTEAYTWDFNKPRSGSLIALHSLEHHNDGVPVLGQLDMSRPSDGWFIPGFDLKLDSGKVARDIKADWNGNGAVKHGDTFETNDFEVQQAYLQWAMPDDGPSFLKGLSVKGGKFVTLLGAEVIEPWSNYNYSRSFLFSFAIPFTHTGALVSYPLTDKISVTGGAIEGWDKVQSNNQGWSGIGNVTYAVNDMLALSGSGIWGPEQTNKTGNKRSILDFVATIKPTPPLTLLLNYDWGHEDAAAAGNEAALWQGFAAVANYAFTDRVSAAVRGEWFEDHGGTRTGTVGSFYEGTLTGKYLITQHLYGQIEYRHDESTKGDAFPKDSPGKVNSSTGPIPITKFTDGQDIVGFNVTYVFN
- a CDS encoding MaoC family dehydratase, giving the protein MGRYLEDFRVGEVIKHWPGRTIRDFDDTWFTLLTMNTNPLHLDEHFASQSQHGRCLVNGTLVFALTVGMSVRDISENALANLEYEKVLHLGPTFHGDTIYAESEILEVTPSTTKSDRGVVYVETRAVNQRGERVLSLRRRVLIPRRPT